In the genome of Hydractinia symbiolongicarpus strain clone_291-10 chromosome 5, HSymV2.1, whole genome shotgun sequence, one region contains:
- the LOC130646193 gene encoding uncharacterized protein LOC130646193, protein MWGAEFREDFGKLCTLKALFPSTPMIALTATAPPSKIKNLKEKLCFSPYCKVVVANPNRKNIFLKKLPRRGNNFGLRSYDDILVPIAKELNKLRDDYPMTIIYMKLKYCGYAYSLFQQTVTPNNTKLFCQFHAPQTSRMKKEILDEITKQDSSIRVVFATTALGMGVNAPKVTEVIHITPPANIESYMQEIGRAGRRGQNSTATLYYNNADIAVNKNNVDDSMKCFCKTDLCLRKFILNFFGFKKYEQDNCCSNCTKSNLLIKETTLPCRDLVSEDAFKCLQTEPKEIIETWRLSLLTTLDQTYELPSINKNLVQTLLSKLPFIRSKNDLLFEYDVWDDQYATTIYDKINKYALQCHIAALKGEQCSNRSVGV, encoded by the exons ATGTG GGGTGCTGAATTTCGTGaagattttggaaaattatGCACACTGAAAGCTCTTTTTCCAAGCACACCCATGATTGCTTTGACAGCAACTGCACCcccaagtaaaataaaaaatttaaaagagaaacTATGTTTCAGTCCTTATTGTAAGGTTGTTGTTGCAAAtccaaatagaaaaaatatatttttaaagaaattgccAAGACGCGGAAACAACTTTGGCTTAAGAAGCTATGACGATATTTTAGTTCCCATTGCTAAAGAGTTAAATAAATTACGGGATGATTATCCCATGACAATCATTTACATGAAGCTAAAATATTGTGGCTATGCTTATTCGTTATTTCAGCAAACAGTAACTCCAAATAACACAAAACTATTTTGTCAATTTCATGCTCCTCAAACATCTAGAATGAAGAAAGAAATCTTAGATGAAATTACAAAACAAGATTCGTCTATTAGAGTTGTGTTTGCAACCACAGCACTCGGGATGGGTGTTAATGCACCAAAGGTTACTGAAGTTATCCACATAACGCCTCCAGCCAATATTGAATCTTACATGCAAGAAATTGGTAGAGCTGGAAGGCGTGGGCAAAACTCAACTGCAACATTGTATTACAATAATGCAGATATTgctgttaataaaaataatgttgacgATAGCATGAAGTGCTTCTGCAAAACAGATCTGTGCTTAAGGAAATTTATTCTAAATTTctttggttttaaaaaatatgaacaagATAATTGTTGCTCAAATTGTACAAAGTCTAATTTGCTgataaaagaaacaacattaCCTTGCCGTGATTTAGTATCAGAAGATGCTTTTAAATGCTTACAAACTGAGCCGAAAGAAATTATTGAAACTTGGAGACTTTCGCTATTGACTACCCTTGATCAAACTTATGAACTTCCATCTATCAATAAAAATTTGGTTCAAACACTATTGAGTAAACTTCCATTTATAAGATCTAAAAATGATCTGTTATTTGAATATGATGTTTGGGATGATCAATATGCTACCACCATATacgataaaataaataagtatgcCTTACAGTGCCACATTGCAGCTTTGAAAGGGGAACAATGCTCCAACCGGTCTGTTGGTGTGTGA